The sequence below is a genomic window from Candidatus Korarchaeum sp..
CATGGATGAGGCGACTCCCCTCCTCTCCTGAGGGGCCCCTGCCATTATCGAGCTAGCGTTTGGAGTGACGAAGAGGCCGGCTCCGCAGCCCAGGAGGAGCATAGTCGCTACTATTAACCCTATTGATGTCTGAGTGGAGAAAAGGGACATCATATAGAGGGAAGTTGAGGAGAGAGCGAGACCCAGCATCGTTATAGGGGCATATCCGTATTTATCGGAGAGCTTACCTCCCAGAGTCCCGAATATGAGGAAGGAGAACTCGAAGGGGAGGAGGAGCATCCCGGTCAAGGATGCGCTCAACCCCTTAACTACTGAGAGGTAGATGACTAGCAGCACTGTGACGGAGCCGAAGGCGAGGGAGTAGAGGAACTGAGCTACTATGCCCCCTGCGAACTGCCAATTCCTGAAGATCCTCAGATCTAGGGCTGGTGAAGACGACTTCAGCTCGAGATAGATGAAGAGGAGGAGTATCAGGGATCCCAGGGAAGCTAAGATGAGCGATGCCCTGATGTAAGCGCTACCGTATGCGGCGAGCGTGAGGGATAGTAGTATCGATGAGATCGCTGAAGTGAAGGAGAGGAAGCCAGGATAATCTACTTTCGCTTTAACAGGCCTGTAAACTTCCTTGAGCCTCATCTTAGACCAGAAAACTGAGATGAGCCCCAGGGGGACGTGAACCCAGAAGACCCACCTCCAGCCCAAGTTATCTATTATCAGACCCCCCAGGGTCAGGCCTATGAGGGAACCTAGCCTGAAGGCTATCTGATTGACCCCTATCCATGTCCCCAGCTGTCCCTTGGGCACAGAATCTGTTATTATTGTCAAGCTCAAGCTCATGAGGAAAGCTGCCCCGATCCCCTGGATTAGCCTCAGGGAGATCAATTGAAATACGTTAGAGGAGAAGCCGCAGAGCAATGAGGATAGTGAGAAAAAGGCGAAACCCATTGAGAAGAGGTTAACTCTCCCGTAGATATCGCTCAAGCTCCCGACAATCAATTGTACAGCTGTAGAACCGAGCATATAAGCTTGAGTCAACCATATCACTTGCTCGACATCGGCCCCTAAGGAGTGGGCTAGCTCAGGTATCCCGACCACAAGTATCCTGGCGTTTATTCCTGTGAGGAAGGAGGCTAAGGTGGTGACTGAGAGAACGTGCAGTATTTCTCTTCTTTCGCTCATTTCAGCTCACGTCCCTTCACATATAGTTTCGCCTGGGATGACAATCTGATTGAGATAAAAAGGTATCATCGCAAGGTATGAGCGTCTTATCTTCCTTCTTCAGGAGGATGGACTTATCTTTGTAAAGTACCCTGGCTGCGAGGGCGGCCGTGAACCCGCTCGCGCCCCCACCAACGATTATTGTATCGCGTGCCCGCACCCTGAACACCTTCGCATGGATTGAGTTTTAAATTTAAACTTTTCAATTGCATGAAGGCCATCTGACCAGTATCCACTTAAAATTATTAGATACATCCAGTATATCATTAAAATATGAACGTTATATATCATAAATATCTTTATTTTTACCTAAAAAGCGGATCGATGCGGATATCTCGGAATGTTGAAGATATATGGGAATAG
It includes:
- a CDS encoding MFS transporter, with amino-acid sequence MSERREILHVLSVTTLASFLTGINARILVVGIPELAHSLGADVEQVIWLTQAYMLGSTAVQLIVGSLSDIYGRVNLFSMGFAFFSLSSLLCGFSSNVFQLISLRLIQGIGAAFLMSLSLTIITDSVPKGQLGTWIGVNQIAFRLGSLIGLTLGGLIIDNLGWRWVFWVHVPLGLISVFWSKMRLKEVYRPVKAKVDYPGFLSFTSAISSILLSLTLAAYGSAYIRASLILASLGSLILLLFIYLELKSSSPALDLRIFRNWQFAGGIVAQFLYSLAFGSVTVLLVIYLSVVKGLSASLTGMLLLPFEFSFLIFGTLGGKLSDKYGYAPITMLGLALSSTSLYMMSLFSTQTSIGLIVATMLLLGCGAGLFVTPNASSIMAGAPQERRGVASSMRTLSFNIGFAASLNLSVLLMTGFIPYDLASKLIAAELTNPIDLGNVNLLSRALSETFKFQSLIMASAMLFSASRLPLNRAIRKSEKGVLKGFEVKDSSRASIPH